From one Balaenoptera acutorostrata chromosome 6, mBalAcu1.1, whole genome shotgun sequence genomic stretch:
- the ZBTB43 gene encoding zinc finger and BTB domain-containing protein 43, whose amino-acid sequence MEPGTNSFRVEFPDFSSTILQKLNQQRQQGQLCDVSIVVQGHIFRAHKAVLAASSPYFCDQVLLKNSRRIVLPDVMNPRVFENILLSSYTGRLVMPAPEIVSYLTAASFLQMWHVVDKCTEVLEGNPTVLCQKLNHGSDHQSPSSSSYNGLVESFELGSGGHTDFPKAQELRDGENEEESTKDELSSQLTEHEYLPSNSSTEHDRLSTEMASQDGEEGASDSAEFHYTRPMYSKPSIMAHKRWIHVKPERFEQACEGMDVHASYDEHQVTESINTMQTEHSVQPSGVEEDFHVGEKKVEAEFDEQADESNYDEQVDFYGSSMEEFSGERSDGNLIGHRQEAALATGYSENIEMVTGIKEEASHLGFSATDKLYPCQCGKSFTHKSQRDRHMSMHLGLRPYGCGVCGKKFKMKHHLVGHMKIHTGIKPYECNICAKRFMWRDSFHRHVTSCTKSYEAAKAEQNTTEAN is encoded by the coding sequence ATGGAGCCTGGAACAAACTCTTTTCGAGTAGAATTTCCtgatttttccagcaccattctGCAGAAACTGAACCAGCAGCGCCAGCAAGGACAATTATGTGATGTCTCCATTGTTGTCCAAGGCCACATTTTCCGAGCACACAAAGCCGTTCTTGCTGCCAGTTCACCCTACTTTTGTGACCAGGTACTCCTGAAAAACAGCAGGAGGATTGTTTTGCCTGATGTGATGAACCCCAGAGTGTTTGAGAACATTCTCCTGTCAAGTTACACGGGACGTCTAGTAATGCCTGCTCCAGAAATTGTTAGTTACTTAACAGCAGCAAGCTTCCTCCAGATGTGGCATGTGGTAGACAAATGCACTGAGGTTTTAGAAGGAAACCCTACAGTCCTTTGTCAGAAGCTAAATCATGGCAGTGACCACCAGTCTCCCAGCAGCAGTAGTTACAATGGCCTGGTAGAGAGCTTTGAGCTGGGCTCTGGGGGCCATACGGATTTCCCCAAAGCCCAGGAACTGAGGGACGGAGAGAATGAAGAGGAGAGCACCAAAGACGAGCTGTCATCTCAGCTCACCGAGCATGAATACCTTCCTAGCAACTCGTCCACAGAGCATGACCGGCTGAGCACTGAGATGGCGAgccaggatggggaggagggggccagcGACAGTGCCGAGTTCCACTACACCCGGCCCATGTACAGCAAGCCCAGCATAATGGCTCACAAACGCTGGATCCATGTGAAGCCTGAGCGCTTTGAGCAAGCGTGCGAGGGCATGGATGTGCATGCATCCTACGATGAGCACCAGGTCACAGAGTCCATCAACACCATGCAGACGGAGCACTCGGTCCAGCCCTCGGGAGTGGAGGAAGACTTTCACGTCGGGGAAAAGAAAGTGGAAGCGGAGTTTGATGAACAGGCTGATGAAAGCAATTATGACGAGCAGGTGGATTTCTATGGCTCTTCCATGGAAGAGTTTTCTGGAGAGAGGTCGGATGGGAATCTCATTGGGCACAGACAGGAGGCTGCCCTAGCAACAGGCTACAGTGAGAATATTGAAATGGTAACAGGGATTAAAGAAGAAGCTTCCCACCTAGGATTCTCAGCCACCGACAAGCTGTATCCTTGTCAGTGTGGGAAAAGTTTCACTCACAAGAGTCAGAGAGATCGACACATGAGCATGCATCTTGGTCTTCGGCCTTATGGTTGTGGTGTCTGTGGTAAGAAATTCAAAATGAAGCATCATCTCGTGGGCCACATGAAAATTCACACAGGCATAAAGCCATATGAGTGTAATATCTGTGCAAAGAGATTTATGTGGAGGGACAGTTTCCACAGGCATGTGACTTCTTGTACCAAGTCTTACGAAGCTGCAAAGGCTGAGCAGAATACGACTGAGGCTAACTAA